Proteins encoded in a region of the Raphanus sativus cultivar WK10039 chromosome 8, ASM80110v3, whole genome shotgun sequence genome:
- the LOC108821009 gene encoding probable indole-3-pyruvate monooxygenase YUCCA8, translating into MESMLRLMDQEDQEVTTNRCIWVNGPVIVGAGPSGLATAACLREQNVPFVVLERADCIASLWQNRTYDRLKLHLPKKFCQLPKMPFPDSFPEYPTKRQFIDYLESYASRFEVNPKFNECVQTARFDETSGLWRVKTASSAESTRTEVEYICRWLVVATGENAERVVPEIDGLNEFTGEVIHACDYKSGEKFAGKKVLVVGCGNSGMEVSLDLANHFAKPSMVVRSSVHVMPREVMGNSTFEIAMKMLAWLPLWLVDKILLVLCWFVLGNIEKYGLKRPEMGPMELKSVKGKTPVLDIGALEKIRSGKIDVVPGVKRFDGNRVELVNGEQLEVDSVVLATGYRSNVPYWLQESEFFAKNGFPKAANSGWKGRTGLYAVGFTRRGLSGVSMDAVKIAQDIGSVWKLETKQPTIRSRACHRRCISQQF; encoded by the exons ATGGAGAGTATGTTACGTTTGATGGATCAAGAAGACCAAGAAGTAACAACTAACCGGTGCATTTGGGTCAACGGACCGGTCATCGTCGGAGCAGGACCGTCCGGTTTAGCCACCGCCGCTTGTCTCCGGGAGCAAAACGTTCCTTTCGTCGTTCTCGAGAGAGCGGATTGCATTGCTTCGCTGTGGCAAAACAGAACATACGACCGTCTCAAGCTTCACCTCCCCAAGAAGTTCTGCCAGTTACCGAAAATGCCCTTCCCGGACAGCTTCCCCGAGTACCCGACAAAGCGTCAGTTCATCGACTACCTCGAGTCCTACGCCTCCCGGTTCGAGGTAAACCCGAAGTTCAACGAGTGTGTTCAGACCGCCCGATTCGACGAGACGAGCGGGTTGTGGCGAGTCAAGACCGCGTCGAGCGCTGAGTCAACTCGGACGGAGGTTGAGTATATCTGCCGGTGGCTCGTGGTGGCTACGGGAGAGAATGCGGAGAGAGTGGTGCCGGAGATTGATGGGCTTAATGAGTTCACCGGGGAGGTGATCCACGCTTGTGATTACAAGTCCGGCGAGAAGTTCGCCGGGAAGAAAGTACTAGTCGTCGGTTGTGGAAACTCCGGCATGGAGGTTTCTCTCGACCTCGCTAATCACTTCGCTAAGCCTTCCATGGTCGTGAGAAGCTCG gtTCATGTGATGCCGAGAGAAGTAATGGGGAATTCAACGTTTGAGATCGCGATGAAGATGTTAGCATGGCTTCCTTTATGGCTCGTGGACAAGATATTGTTGGTTTTGTGTTGGTTCGTGCTCGGGAACATTGAAAAGTACGGTTTGAAACGACCCGAGATGGGTCCGATGGAGCTAAAGAGTGTGAAAGGGAAGACGCCGGTGCTTGACATCGGAGCTTTGGAGAAGATCCGATCGGGAAAGATTGATGTGGTTCCGGGGGTTAAAAGGTTTGATGGGAACAGAGTCGAACTCGTTAATGGCGAACAGCTCGAGGTCGACTCAGTTGTGCTCGCTACTGGTTACCGTAGCAACGTCCCATATTGGCTACAG GAGAGTGAGTTCTTTGCAAAGAATGGTTTCCCGAAAGCAGCAAACAGCGGTTGGAAAGGAAGGACTGGTTTGTATGCGGTTGGGTTTACGAGGAGAGGGCTCTCGGGTGTGTCTATGGACGCGGTTAAGATTGCACAAGACATAGGCTCTGTTTGGAAACTCGAAACAAAACAACCCACAATACGGTCGAGGGCTTGTCATCGAAGATGTATCTCCCAACAGTTCTAA
- the LOC108819317 gene encoding photosystem I reaction center subunit IV A, chloroplastic — protein MAMMSASSVFLLPANVTVAAGSSSSRNSVSFLPMRNAGSRLVVRAADEAAPEPAAPEGAPAAVAAPAAAPAAKPKPPPIGPKRGTKVKILRKESYWFKSTGSVVAVDQDPKTRYPVVVRFAKVNYANISTNNYALDEIEEVKA, from the exons ATGGCGATGATGTCAGCATCTTCGGTGTTTCTTTTGCCGGCCAACGTCACAGTGGCCGCTGGATCTTCGTCGTCCAGAAACTCCGTGTCTTTCTTACCGATGAGAAACGCCGGTTCTAGGCTCGTAGTCAGAGCAGCCGATGAGGCGGCTCCAGAACCAGCTGCGCCAGAAGGTGCTCCGGCAGCTGTAGCGGCGCCAGCTGCAGCTCCTGCCGCGAAACCCAAGCCGCCTCCTATTGGCCCTAAGAGAGGGACCAAG GTCAAGATTCTAAGGAAAGAATCCTACTGGTTCAAGAGCACTGGATCGGTTGTGGCCGTTGATCAG GACCCGAAGACCCGGTACCCTGTTGTGGTCAGGTTTGCGAAAGTGAACTACGCAAACATATCGACCAACAACTATGCATTGGACGAGATTGAAGAAGTTAAAGCTTAA